From Drosophila yakuba strain Tai18E2 chromosome 2L, Prin_Dyak_Tai18E2_2.1, whole genome shotgun sequence, one genomic window encodes:
- the LOC6528459 gene encoding retinol dehydrogenase 12, giving the protein MGCLTDCLCCPLLFWPSIIGLAAYFLRKYMQGGQFTKQTDETGKVFIVTGANTGIGKETVLEIAKRGGTVYMACRDMNRCEKARKDIIQETNNQNIFSRELDLSSLESIRKFAAGFKKEQDKLHVLVNNAGVMHCPKTLTKDGFEMQLGVNHMGHFLLTHLLLDVLKKSAPSRIVNVSSLAHSHGSINTGDLNSEKSYSRIGAYSQSKLANVLFTRELAKRLEGTGVTTNSLHPGAVDTELSRNWKFLKHPLAQLLVKPLQWVLFKTPRNGAQTTLYAALDPALKEVSGLYFSDCKPKDVSAAAQDDKTGKFLWAESEKWTGVNAAKQD; this is encoded by the exons ATGGGCTGCCTAACCGATTGCTTGTGCTGCCCACTCCTTTTTTGGCCGTCCATCATTGGACTAGCTGCCTATTTCCTAAG AAAATACATGCAGGGCGGTCAGTTCACCAAGCAGACTGATGAAACGGGCAAGGTGTTCATTGTCACCGGTGCCAACACGGGCATTGGTAAAGAGACGGTCCTGGAGATAGCCAAGCGTGGAGGCACCGTGTACATGGCTTGCAGGGATATGAACCGATGTGAAAAGGCCCGCAAGGACATCATCCAGGAGACAAATAACCAGAACATATTCTCTCGGGAACTGGACTTGAGTTCGCTGGAGTCCATTAGGAAATTCGCTGCTGG ATTCAAGAAAGAGCAGGATAAGCTCCATGTCCTAGTCAACAATGCAGGAGTTATGCACTGTCCCAAAACACTGACGAAGGACGGCTTCGAAATGCAGTTGGGAGTCAACCATATGGGACACTTCCTGCTCACCCACTTACTTCTGGACGTATTAAAG AAATCCGCACCCAGTCGAATCGTGAACGTTTCGAGCCTGGCGCACAGCCATGGTTCCATCAACACTGGTGACCTAAACAGTGAAAAATCGTACAGCAGAATCGGTGCCTATAGCCAGAGCAAACTGGCCAACGTCCTGTTCACCCGGGAATTGGCCAAGCGCCTGGAGGGAACTGGGGTCACAACCAACTCCCTACATCCCGGAGCCGTGGACACGGAGCTGTCGAGAAATTGGAAATTCCTGAAACATCCCCTTGCACA GCTATTGGTTAAGCCCCTCCAATGGGTCCTCTTCAAAACCCCTCGCAACGGAGCACAGACCACTCTTTACGCAGCCCTGGATCCCGCACTCAAGGAGGTTTCCGGACTCTACTTCAGCGACTGCAAGCCGAAGGATGTGTCTGCAGCTGCCCAGGACGACAAGACTGGAAAGTTCCTCTGGGCGGAGAGCGAGAAGTGGACAGGCGTGAATGCAGCCAAACAGGATTAA